Within the Gloeobacter kilaueensis JS1 genome, the region AGTTGCAGGAGCCGCTCGTCCCCTAGATTGCTAGACATTGCTATCCAGGTAAAAGACGTACTCGTAGCGGTTGTCGCCGCTGGGGCCGGTGCGCTCAAAGCCCAGGTGTTCGTAAAAGCGGATGGCGACAGTGTTGGTGTTGAGCACCGTGAGCGTGCAGCGCTGCACACCCTGGGCCTCCAGTTCTCCCCGTACCAGTTGCCAGAGGGCTGTGCCGAGCCCGAGCCCCTGGCACTCGGGAGCGACGTACAGCCGCGACAGGTGCGCCCTGTCCGCCGCGATCACCGCCTGGGTAAAGCCAATCAAGCCCCCAGCAGGATCTTCTGCCACCCAGAAGCGACCGTCCGCCCGCTCAGCGGCGTAGGCGATGGTTTCAAGATTGTAGGTGTAGCGAATAAATGACTCGATCGCCTCGTCGCTCAACAGACCCCGATAGGTTTGCCACCAGCAACGGGTAGCGAGCGCCTGCAGCGCATCGAAGTCTTCCCGCACCAGGGGGCGCAGATCGACTGGACCAAGGGGGCACAGAACGAGCGCCCGGCGGGTGTAGCGCCCGACGCCCTGCTCGTCGCAGTTGCGCCGCAACTGCACGAGCCGCTTGAGCGTGAGTGGATGCTGCCAGTCCGGTGCCACCTCCGCCAGCGGCACCAGCACGAAGGCCCGCTCCTCCAGGCGCGGATGGGGCAACGTCAGCTCCGGGCTCGCCAGCACGCAGTCGTCGTACCAGAGCAGATCGAGATCGAGGGTACGCGCTCCCCAATGCACCGTCCGTACCCGGCCCGCCTCTACTTCGCGCTGCTGCAGTTCAGCCAGCAATCGCAGCGGCGAGAGGCTGGTCTCGAGCACCAGGCAGCCGTTGATGTAGAGCGGCTGCGGTGGACCGACAGGTTCGGTCTCATACCAGCTTGAAATCGCCTTCACCTCCAGGCCGATCGCTGGTCGGTGCAGCGATCGCACAGCTCTGGTGAGCACGGCAAAGCGCTCCCCCAGATTGGCCCCCAGTGCGATTGCCGCTCTTGCCACGGCGGTTGCCCTCTCTTTTCCCCCAGGATATATTTCGAGAGGGTCTTTCTTCAGCGGTGCTGAAGGTTCAACAAGCGTGTGTCTCTCCTACTAGAGCTGTTTTCTACACCAAAACCGATCGTCGGTGTCGTTCACCTGCTGCCACTGCCGACCTCGCCGCGCTGGTCGGGTTCCCTCGACGCTGTGATTGCCCGCGCCGAGCAGGAGGCGACGGCCCTCGCCACCGGCGGCGTCGATGGGCTCATTGTTGAAAATTATTACGATGCGCCGTTCGTACCGGGCCGCGTCGATCCGGCGGTGGTGGCGGCGATGAGCCTGATCGTCAAGCGCATTTTGCACCTGGTATCGGTGCCGGTGGGTATAAACGTCCTGCGCAACGACGCCCACGCAGCCCTCGCTATCAGTGCCTGCACCGGTGCCCAGTTCATTCGCGTCAACGTCCTGGTGGGCACGATGGCCACCGACCAGGGTCTGATTCAAGGAGAAGCCCACTCGGTCCTGCGCTACCGCCGCGAGCTTGGCACCCGGACGCGCATCTTTGCCGATGTGCTGGTCAAACACGCTTCGCCTCTAGGAAGTACCGATCTCTTTCAGGTGGCCCGCGACACCGTGGAGCGCGGCCTGGCCGACGGCATCATCGTCTCCGGCACCGCCACCGGCAGGCCACCCGACCTTGCCGACCTCGAAACCGCCCGCGCCGCCGTGCCGGAGGTACCGATCTTGATCGGTTCCGGCGCGACGCCCGACAACATTGCCCAACTGCTCGATCTGGCCGACGGTGCAATCGTCGCGAGTGCCCTCAAGCGCTTCGGCAAGCCGGACCAGCCCATCGATCCGCACCGCACCCGCCAGTTCGTCGATGCCAGTCACTATCCCACCAACGGCACGGGCATCAATCCGGGCCTGGTGGCTGACCTCGAAGAAGTCGAGAGCCTGTTTTGAGGCAGGGCAGCTACGAATGACTCAGCTTATACAGTTTTCATGAATCGTCCCTTCGATTTTTCTGCCCAGGCCCGCGAAGAGCGCGCCACCGATCCGGCTTTGCTCGCCTCGGCTCTGGCCCTGATGTACGACCGGGCGATACGCACCGGCTGGGAGCTGGACATGCCCTGCCGGCAGGAGCACGGCGGGGCGTTTCTAGCACGCATTGCAGAGCTGCTGCAGGCCCTCAAGCAACAACCCACCCCAGAAGAAATCTCTAGCTGGGAGCAGTCCCTCACGACTTACCTGGCCGAAGGAGCGCAGCGCGATCCTGCCCCTCGCCTGGCTGTCGCCCTGGAGCTGGCCGACGAGATGTCGGGTCTGGCGGGCGGATTCGTGCTCCAGTTCTCGTTTATCCCCGAAGAAAATCCTGCTGCCCTCCTGGACAGTGGGGCAGCGCCCGACCAACTGCTGCAGGTGCGGGGGGTATTGCGCCTGCCCTGTCTGCCGTCGTTTCTGGGCGAGCAGGTCCGGCTTTTGGGGAACATCCTGCGCGCTCTGGGCCAGCGCCACCTGGGCGCAGAGGATCTGGAGGGCTGGCGCGCCAGCTTTGCACCCCTGCTGCCGGAATGGTTTGCCCAGAGCGCGAATGCCTGTCTGCAGGTCCAGTTTGCTTCCCTCGATCCGGCAATCGGACTTGCGGGCGGCATCGACCTCGAGGTGAGCCGCATCTTTGCATCGATCGAGAGCCACTACCAGCGCTGGAGCCGGACGCGGGAGGGTCCGCTCTTCGGCGAGCATCCAGACGCGATGGCGCTGAACGTGGCCGCTTGCCTGGGCGAAGCTGCCGCTGCCCCTGTGCTCGACGTTGGAGCCGGTACAGGCCGCAACAGCCTCGCTCTTGCCCGCCTGGGCCATCCGGTCGATGCGCTGGAGCTGACGGTCGTGCTCACCGAACAGCTAGACGCCGCAGTAGAAGCCGAAGGACTGCCGGTGCGCGTCCTGCAGGGGGACATCTTCGACGCTGAACTGGCTTTGCCCCCTTCCAGCTACCGGCTCGTGCTGCTCTCGGAGGTGATTGCCTCGCACTTCCGCTCGGTAGACGAGCTGCGGCGGCTACTCATCCGCGCCTGCGAACTGCTCGCACCGGGCGGCATGCTGCTGTTCGACGTTTTTCTGGCCGATCCGGACTTTGAACCTTCTGCTGCGGCCCGCGAGATGTCGCAGCTGTACTGGTGCTGGCTGCTCACCCCCACAGAACTGCAACAAGCACTGGCGGGCCTCCCCCTGGTCCTGGTGGCGGACGAAGCGGTACTCGACTACGAGCGCACCCACCTGCCCCCCGAACTCTGGCCACCGACGCGCTGGTACGTGCAGTGGACGAGCGGGCGCAACCTCTTTCCGGTAGTCGGCAGACCGCCCGTGGAGCGCCACTGGCTGCTCTGCCGCAGGTAGGCGGGGGCAGGATACCCGTTCCAGCTCGATAGCCAGACAACCTCGGTTTCTCAGCCGAAAGCCGCCGGGCTGGTGTCACAATTGGCGATAGAGCCTGAAACTGTGACACCGACAAAATGCCTGCCAGCAAAAGGTTATGAGCGATTCACGTCAAATAAACTGTGACAGTGTTGTGCTCAGGAGCGAGCTTCTGAAAGAACTCGGGGGCTTGCCTGAAATTTCCGTTTCCAATCAAGAATGGATGTACATGCTCGAAGAGGAAACGCGCAATTCCCTGTCCATCGAGGGAATCTTCACCAGCGAGCAGAACCTGCAGGCGGTACTCAGTGGGCGCAAGAGCGCTCCCGAAGTTCTCAACTACTACCGCACCGCCGAATCCGTGTACGATCAGGCGCTGCAGTACTACCGCGAAGAGGATTTCCGGCTGGATACGGCTCTGGTACGGCACATCCATAGCAGCCTGTTCAAGGAAGTAACCGATCGGCGCGGTGAATTTCGGCACGGTGCGATCCGCATCCAGGGAGCCCAGGTGCAGCCTCCTGACCGAGACATCGACCAGTACGTGCGCGTCTATCTTGAATTGTGCCGGTCATCTCTTAAAAAGCAGCCGCTTCTTGCTGCCCTTGCCCGCTCGCACATCCTGTTCGAGAGCATTCACCCGTTCGACGACGGCAACGGGCGGGTGGGACGCATTCTGCTCAACTATCTGGCCATCTCTGGGGGCTGTCCACCCATTGTGATCAAGGGCATCACCGCCGAAGAGCGCACCAGCTACTACAGAGCCCTCGAAGCGGCGGACACAGGCTTCCATAGCGGATTTCCAGCGCCTGAAGTTGCAGAACTTGAGATGCGCCTGGAGCAGGGAAACTTCGGGCCAATCGAAGCCTTGCTGTGCAGCGGCTTGCTTCCAAGGTTGGACAGGCTGATCGCCATTGCCTTCGAGCGGCAGTCAGCACTTCAACCGCTGCGGGAAGTTGCAGAGCACTTTGCTGTCAAAGAAGCGACGCTCAGAAAATGGATCGAGCGCGGCAAGCTGATCGCCCTCAAGCGCGACAACAAGCTTCTCAGCCATCCCAGGTTGTACCTGAGCGACGATTGACTGCGGGGATCGAGGGGCTTTCACTCAGGATTGAGAATACGTTCAGTGCTGAGGTGCAGGTCCGGAAAAGTCGGTGAGACAATCTCCTGCCCAGCTTGAAAAATCGCCTCCTCGTAGAATCCTTCTTCCCAGACGAGCACACTCACCTTCTGCTCGATCGGATCGACAATCCAGTACTCCGGCACGCCAAATCCCGCGTATTCAGAACGTTTGAAGCGGTAGTCGCGCTTTACCGATTCAGGGCTGACCACTTCGATCACCAAAGGCGGCGGTGTCTGGAGCACAGCAGCAGTATTTTCGATGTCGTCCACCTGCTGTGCAGTCAGGATGCACAGATCGGGAATCCGTACCCGCCGCAGCGCAGTCTGGACTCCCGTCTCGCTCTGCCGTACCTGCCAGTTTCTTGCCAGACGATCGACTTCTTCCTGCAGACAAAACAGAAGAAACCGCACAATCCGGCCATGCTTGCCGGTGGCCGGGGTCATCCGCTCCAGAACTCCATCGACCAGTTCGTGGCGGTAATCGGTACCATCGTCGTAGTGCAGGTACTCTTCGTAGGTGAGCAGACGACCAGCGGGAGCTTCCATCAAAGACTGCCGAGGACAGGTTGCCACCAGGATAGCTTCGTAAATCAGTATCTGATGGACGAAGTGTACCTGGGCAACGGTTGAACGTACATGGCTAAGGAGACGAAGGTCATTCAACGTTAGACCAAAGCAGCCCTACGTCCCTTGTGGCAGATGAAAAACGAGACGAGCCTGCAACTGACTTCACCCATCCCGCCTGCAGCCCAGTTACAGTGAACCCCCCCTCTTCTTCCCTGCCCGGCGGGGGCAGGGGAGGAGAGCGGGGGGCAGGGGGGGGTGTGGAGGGGTGGGGGACGGTTTTAGAAATGCTCAAAACTCCAGCCCAAAACCTGCTGCTTATTTAGCTTCGTCTACTTAAGTACGGTTTCAATTCCCAGGGCTGCAGAGCCAGGAGTAAAAGATAGAGCAGGTTGTCGTCGATGCTGAGGGTCGCATTTTGCTGCCTGCCAACCTGCGACAGCAGATGGGGCTGCATTCAGAGTCCGTTTTGACTGTGCGTCTGGAAGGCGATCAATTGATCTTACAAAGAGCGGACATATTGTCTCCAGACAAAGAACCGGCTGTGGAAGAGATTGGGGGCTTCCTGATGGTGGACGCCGAGATTTCAGGAGACCCACGCACTGTGGTCGAGCGAATGCGCCAGGAACGCCCCGATCGTCTAGCCAACTTGTAATACATTCCGCTGCCTAAGGTCAGTGTCTTTAGTCTGAACTATCAGGTTTGAATTAAATAGCAGCAGCACCGACCTGGCCGGTGCGGATGCGCAGGGCTTCTTCGACGGCAAGGACGAAGATTTTGCCGTCGCCGGACTGGCCAGTGTGGGCGAGGCGCTGGATGGTGCTCACGATCGTTTCGACGGCAGTTTCTTCGACGACGATCTCAATGCGCACTTTGTGGGAAAGGTAATCGGCGGCGTCCTGGACGAAGTGGGCCTGGGTCGCTTCGATGCCGAAGCCGCGCACATCCCAGCAGGTAAGACCGTGGACTTTGCCCCGCAGGCCGCGCAGCACCCGATCGAGCATAAAAGGCTGGATGATGGCCACGATCATCTTCATTGGATCCCTCCGGCGGCTTTCAGGGCTTCGCCCTGTAGGGCCAGAGTACCGCCTGTCACCACCGGCTCACCCGCTTTGAGACCACTTTTAATCTGGACGTAGGTGCCGTCGTCGAGGCCGGTCTCGACCCGGCGCTCCTGGTAGCGGTGGTTGCCCAGGGGCACGTAGGCAAAGCTGTAGTCGCCGGAGCGCTGCAGGGCGTTTTTGGGCACCGAGAGCGTGTGGGCGTCGCCTACCTGGACTTCGATGCGGGCGAACATCTCGGGCTTGAGGGTGAGGGTCGGATTGGGCACATCGACGTAGATGGGCAGGGTGCGCGTCTGGGGATCGAGGGCGTTCGCGACGTAGCGGATGCGGCCAGGGAAGGAGAGCCCGAGGCTGTCGAGGGTGAGCTTGACCGGCTGACCCAGGTGAATTTTGGGGATGTCCTTTTCGTAGATGTCGGCGACGAGCTTGACGCGGCTGAGGTCGGCGACGGTAAAGAGTTCTTTGCTCGGATCGGCCAGTTCACCGATGTTGATGCTGCGGGTGAGAAGAATGCCCGCACGCGGCGAGATGATGTCGATGAACGGATCGATGCGCCGGTTGCGCACGACCTGGGCGGCGGCACCGGACTCGACGCCGTAGAGCGACAGCCGCTCCTGGACGGTGGCAATCGATGCTTCGCGCTTGGTAAGCAGCGCCTCGTAGGTCGTCTGGTCCTTTTCGTACTGGGTGCGGGCGGCCTCCAGGTCCGCCTGGGCAGAGATGCGGTCGTTGAAGAGCTTTTGCTCGCGCTGGAAGGCGGCCTTTGAGAAGGCGAGCTGCACCTTCGCCTGGCGGATATCGGCGTCGGACTGGAGAATCGTCTGCAACAAATCCGCCTCGATCTGGCCCACATCGTCGGATTTGAGGGTGGCGAGCACCTGGCCGGGAGAGACGCGCTGGCCCAGTTTGACGCTCACAGTCACGATCCGGCCTGTGACCGGAGTGGAGATGTGGGCGATGTGGTCGGCGGCGGGTTTGACCTGGCCGGTGGACTGCACCGTTACCGGGAAGGGCCGGACGGTAGCAATGTCGGTGCGCAGGCCAATCTGCTGCTCCTGGGCGGGGGTGAGCGTCAGGTCGCTCGGGCCTTTGGGGGCGATGGCGGCCTCAGCGGGCACTTCCGGGATCTTGACCTCGCTGGAACAGGAGGCGAGGGTCAGGCTAAAGGCAGCGAGGGCAAAAGGAAGAATGTAGCGCTTCATCGGTAGAGCTTCCACTGAGTGTTTACAGTTCGGCGTTGAGCAATTTTTTGTCTTCGAGCAAGCCGTAGAGTACCGGCACGACGAAGACCGTGAGCAAGGTGGCGGTGAGCAGTCCGCCAATAATCACGATCGCAAAAGGTTTCTGGCTCTGGGAGCCGATGCCGTTGGAGAGGGCCGCCGGAATCAAGCCGAGAATGGCGACGGTACCCGCCATCAAGACGGGCCGCAGGCGGGTCTGCGCCCCTTCAAAGACCGCCTTCATCGTTGGGAAGCCTTCCTGGCGCAGTTGCCGGATATAGGTGAGGATAATCACGCTGTTTTGAACCGACACACCGGCGGCGGCGATAAAGCCCACACCGGCGGAGACCGAGAAGTAGGTGTGGGTGAGCCAGAGGCCGCTGACACCGCCGATGGCGGCGAGCGGAATGGCGGTCATGGCGATGAGGGCGTCGCGGACCGTGCCGAAGGAACTGTAGAGGATCAAGAAGATCACCCCGAGCGTGATCGGGATGGCGATCGACAGCCGGGCGTTGGCCCGCTGCTGGTTCTCGAACTGGCCGCCCCAGACGAGGTGATAGCCCTCGGGCAACTTGACCTGGGCGTTCACTTTTTGCTGGGCCTCAGCCACCGCTCCCCCCAGGTCGCGGTTGCGCACGTTCGCCTTGACCAGAATCAAGCGCGAGTTTTCGGAGCGACCGATCATCGTCGCCCCGACCGTGGTCTCGACTTTTGCCACCGCCGCCAGCGGCACCGTCCGGCCATTGGGGGCGGTGATCAAGATGTTGGCGAGGGCGTCGGGGCTGGAGCGGAAGGGCCGATCGAAGCGCACCAGCACGTTGAACTTGCGCTCGCCCTCGACCAGTTGGGTAGCGACGGTGCCGCCTACCGCCGTCTCGATTACCTGTTCGATATCTTCGACGTTGACGCCGTAGCGATCCGCTGAGCGGCGGTCCACCTGGATCTGGTACTGGGGCTGGCCGAGCATCTTGTCGTCGGCGACATCGACCATGCCCGGAATTTTGGTCATGATCGCTGCTATCTGATCGCCGTATTTTTGCAGGACGCTCAGATCCGGCCCGTAGAGCTTGACGGCCACTTCGCCTTTGGCTCCGGCAATCGCCTCATCGACGTTGTCTTGGATGTACTGGCTGAAGGTGGTGAGGATGCCGGGGACGTTCTGGAGGTTCCTGTCCATCGCCTCGACCAGCTCTTCTTTGTTCTGGTGCCACTTTGGATTCCACTGCTCGGCGGGCTTGAGATCGACCAAAAATTCGATGTTGCTCGGGTTGTTGGCGTCGGTGCCGTCGTCGGGGGAGCCGACCTGGGAGACGACGTTTTTGACCTCGCCGAAGCGGATGAGCCTGAGGCGAATCGCCTGCGCCACCTTCACCGACTGCTCCAGCGAGACGCTGGTGGGTAGGACCGTTACCCGAAGCCAGATGTTGCCCTCGTCGAGGTTGGGCAAAAATTCGGAGCCGACGCTGCCAAAAAGAAGCACCGCTGCGCCAAAGGCCGCCGCACAACCGCCCAACAGCGCCCAGGGCGCACGCACGGCGGCGGTGAGCAGGGGCCGGTAGATTTTTTCTGCCAGATAAAGAATCGGGCTCTCGCGCTCGATAAGGGGCTTGCGGGTGAGGACGAACGAGCAGAGCACCGGGATCACCGTGAGCGAGACGAGCACCGCCCCGAGCAGGGCAAAGTTCATCGTAAAGGCGAGGGGCCGGAAGAGCTTGCCTGCCACCCCGTCGAAGGCAAAGATCGGCAAAAAGGCGGTGACGATGATCGTCGTCGCAAAGAGGATGGGCTTGCCGACATCTTTGGCCGCCTCCAGCGTCAACTGCACCCGGTCGATGGGCTGCAGGTCGTGGCCCTCGTGGGCGAGGCGGCGGTAGATGTTCTCGACCATCACCACCGTGCCGTCCACGATGATCCCAAAATCGACCGCCCCGAGGGAGAGCAAGTTGGCCGGGATCCGAAAGACGTTGAGGAGCACGAAGGCAAAGAGCAGCGCAAGCGGGATCACCGTGGCGGCGATGAGGGCCGATCGCACCTCAAAAAGAAACAACAACAGCACCACCACCACCAGCACGATCCCCTCGGCGACGTTGTGGCCGATCGTATCGAGGGTGCGGCGGATCAGTTCGGTGCGGTCGTAGAGCGGCACCAGCTTGATGCCGTGGGGGAGGGCTGCCTGGATGTCGGGAAATTTTTCGTAGAGCCTTTCGATGACCGCCGAGGGATCCTCGCCCCGGCGCATGAGCACGATGCCCTGGACCACGTCGTCGTCGCGGTTTTTGCCCACCTGGCCGAGGCGCACGCCGGGACCGACGTCGATGTGGGAAACGTCGCGCACGCGGATCGGTGTGCCGTCGTCGGCGGCACTCACCACCACATCCCCCAGGTCGTCGGCATTTTTGAGCAGCCCCAGTCCCCGGACGATGTACGCCTGGCCGTTGTTTTCGATGTAGTTGCCGCCGGTAGTGGCGTTGGAGCGCGAGATCGCCTCGTAGACCTGGGTGACGCTCAGGTTGTACGCCTTGAGGCGGCCTGGATCGACGTTGACTCTGTAGGTCTTGGTCGGCCCGCCGAAGCTCGTCACGTCGATCACACCGGGGATCTGGCGAAAGAGTTTTTCGAGTTGCCAGTCCTGGGTAGCCTTGAGGGTGAGCGGATCGTAGTAGTCCGACTCAAGGGTGTAGCGGTAAATTTCGCCGATCGCCGAAGCGTCCGGGTCGAGTTCGGGTTTGGCAGAATCGGGCAGATCCGCCTGGGCAACCCGCTCCAGCACCTGCTGGCGGGCGAGCTGGCTCGGGGTGCCGTCGGCGAAGGTGATGATCACCACCGAAAGACCAAAGATCGACTGCGAGCGCAGGTTCGTCTCACCGGGGATGCCGTTGAGTTCTTTTTCGAGGGGAATCGTCACCAACCGCTCGACTTCTTCGGCCCCTTTGCCCGGCAGGAGGGTGATTACCCGCACCCGTGGATCGGTAAAGTCAGGGTACGCCTCAAGGGAAAGGGTCTTGAAGGCGACAAAACCACCGGCGAGCAATAGCAGAGCAAGGGCCACCACGATGTAGCGCCGCTTCAGTGCCAGGGTGATCAGCCGGTCGATCGAAAAATTCATCACACCTCACTGTCGGGTCAGGCCATCCAGCCTGAGCCTAGTACGGTCGTGTGACGGCAGGCTGGAGTTGCTGTGGATTTACGTAACATTGCGCACCGAATCACAGCGACAGGGGCGATCCGACCGCTGTCTCCAGATCGGCCCAGGCGCTCTGGTAAGCCACGACCGCATCGAGATAGCCGCTGCGGATCTGCTGGTTGGCCTGCTGGGCAAAGATGGCACTGGTGAGGCCCGTCTTGCCCACCTGGTAGCTCTCCTGGGCGAGCTGCAGCACGTTCTGGGAAGCCGGCAAAAGCTGCTCCTGATATTTGCGGATGTTCTCGCGCGAAATACTCAGAGCCTGGTAGGCGCTGCGCACCTCGGCGGCGATCTGGGCGCGCAGGGCCGCCTGCTGCAGCCCAGATTGCTCGATCGTCACCTGGGCTCTTGCCACCTCGCCCTGCTGGTTGTAGAAGATGGGCACGGTGACACCCGCTCCTAAAAAGACACCGTTGGCCTGGGGCTGACCGTTGGCGAGGCTGGTAAACAGATACCCGGCACTCAGCTGCAGATCTGGGACGCGCTGGGACTGGGCGAGGCCCAGTTGGGAGCGGGCCACCTGGGACTGCTGCTGGACAGCGAGCAGGTCGAGCCGCTGGGTGTAGGCGCGCCCCAAAAGCGTCTCCACCTGCGGCAGCTCGCTGTTGGGTACAGGAGCCAGTTCAGAGCGCTGCACCGAGAGTTTGAACAGACCCGTATCGCTGATCGACACGTCCTGCTTGGGATCGGCTTCGCCCAGCAGGCTCGCCAGGGCGATGCGCGCCTGGCGCAGGCGGCCCTCCGCCAGAGTGCGCTGGGTGTCGATCTGCGAGCGGGACAATTGCGCCTGCAACAATTCTGCCTCCGGAGCCGCACCGGCCTCGAAGCGCTTGGCGGCGATATCGACCAGCCGCTGGACCAGGGCGGTCTGGGCTTCGACCGAGGCAGCGTTCGCAGCGGCGGCGGCCAGCTCGGCGTAAGCTTTGCGCACCTGGGAGCGGATCTGCCAGCGCTGGGCATCCAGCTGGAGCTGGGAGAGCCGGTAGTTGGCGTCGGCCACCGCCAGTCGGGCGGAGCGCTTGCCCCCCAGTTCAACCGTCTGGCTCACCCCCACCTGCTGGGGGTTGGCCTGGTCGGTGTAGACGCTGCCAAAGCCGTACTGGGCTGCGATCTGCGGATTGGGAACCGCCCCTGCGATCGTGATGTCGGCCTGGGCGAGGTTGAGGTTGCGACGGGAGACGACCAGTTGCGGATTAAAGCGGTCAGCCCGCTCGAACGCTTCGCTCAGACTCAGATCGAACTGGCTGGGAGGCTGGGTGAGCGGGGCGCTATTTTGGAGAGCAGGCGGCGGGGCGGAGGGTAGAGCCGGGGGGGCAGGCGGGGGTGCCGCCGGTACAGCGAGGGGACCGACGGGCGGGGGAGCGGCGAGTGCCGCGCCAGCGACAAAAAAACACGTGAGAATAGCGAGTGGAATCGAATAGCGCATGGTAGGTCGCAACAATCAGCAATCTTTACTTTGCCGGAAGACAGGCGATCTGGCCAGGAGTTCCCGACGCCGGCCCGGCATAAAAAACC harbors:
- a CDS encoding TolC family protein; translation: MRYSIPLAILTCFFVAGAALAAPPPVGPLAVPAAPPPAPPALPSAPPPALQNSAPLTQPPSQFDLSLSEAFERADRFNPQLVVSRRNLNLAQADITIAGAVPNPQIAAQYGFGSVYTDQANPQQVGVSQTVELGGKRSARLAVADANYRLSQLQLDAQRWQIRSQVRKAYAELAAAAANAASVEAQTALVQRLVDIAAKRFEAGAAPEAELLQAQLSRSQIDTQRTLAEGRLRQARIALASLLGEADPKQDVSISDTGLFKLSVQRSELAPVPNSELPQVETLLGRAYTQRLDLLAVQQQSQVARSQLGLAQSQRVPDLQLSAGYLFTSLANGQPQANGVFLGAGVTVPIFYNQQGEVARAQVTIEQSGLQQAALRAQIAAEVRSAYQALSISRENIRKYQEQLLPASQNVLQLAQESYQVGKTGLTSAIFAQQANQQIRSGYLDAVVAYQSAWADLETAVGSPLSL